One window from the genome of Dioscorea cayenensis subsp. rotundata cultivar TDr96_F1 chromosome 3, TDr96_F1_v2_PseudoChromosome.rev07_lg8_w22 25.fasta, whole genome shotgun sequence encodes:
- the LOC120252262 gene encoding disease resistance protein RPP8-like, translated as MADAAVGFVAGKLGNLLAQEAINLYGVRGEMEWLQRELGRMQCFLKDADAKKNKGDDERVKHWVTEMRDLAFDAEDAIDTFMYYKLRRKHPGSMGFMKRFVFIFHELVSRHKVHVDVEGIKTKLQELSRSREVYGISNIGETIGTTSQCRSQGVIPILPQLSDDIDMVGFDAEKKRIVQELVDINNTNRSVISIVGMGGLGKTTLAKSVYNDHQVRRNFDIFAWVIISHQYTIFEILKGILSEKLETSSEDTVQTLSVKVCEKLKKGKYLVVLDDVWKAGVWNELLKVFPDANNGSRVIITTRFENVINIADPTTKLHRLRYLNEKESRELFLCKVFPGQDIETCCPTYLVDYTQQLVQRCGGLPLALVVLGGLVSTKRQTQDAWHKVLESMKGQFVEDGKWCLEILALSYNDLPYYLKSCFLYFGCFKEDMNIPAKTLIRLWLAEGFLPNKNGTTTEEIGFDCLEELEQRCLIQVTEQEYDEKYCRIHDLLRDMCISEAKESRFLELYKNDTEDCTTMANAARRMIIFNEIETQNYSNSKLRGLFYCDGYSERLHIKALKGHLARYKLLRVLILNTLDMSEFPSQIKSLIHLKYLELYAGNMKEVPSWIGDLRNLQTFIVKGILLEIPDSLWTIGNLRHVELSMSPHVDPPNMGNHVSKNLQTLKWVNAGSWIGNTLPKLTNLCELSIGGVSNDHADALSSSLQKLGRLASLSIQGRAIPSDNIITAFSNQHCLKKLLLDGSLNRKQLPHNDVFPQQLVELHLKFSKLEQDPMATLEKLPCLKYLELCGAYRSKQMICSAAGFPQLLSLDILCFSELEEWKIEEKAMSCLKSLKMLGCERLKMIPEGLKNVPLHQLKLLGMAEEFARRMKENTGEDWYKIQHVPNISLKY; from the exons ATGGCTGACGCTGCAGTGGGTTTTGTAGCCGGGAAACTTGGTAACCTGTTAGCTCAAGAAGCCATAAATTTGTATGGAGTAAGAGGCGAAATGGAGTGGTTGCAACGAGAACTGGGGAGAATGCAGTGCTTCTTAAAAGATGCAGATGCAAAGAAGAACAAGGGTGATGATGAAAGGGTCAAGCACTGGGTCACAGAGATGAGAGACCTTGCTTTTGATGCTGAGGACGCTATTGACACTTTCATGTATTACAAGCTCCGAAGAAAACATCCTGGTAGCATGGGTTTCATGAAGAG gtttgtatttatatttcatGAATTGGTGAGTAGACACAAGGTTCATGTGGATGTTGAAGGGATAAAAACTAAGTTGCAGGAGCTATCTCGAAGTAGAGAAGTATATGGCATTTCTAATATAGGTGAAACAATTGGCACAACTAGTCAGTGTAGAAGTCAAGGCGTGATTCCTATATTGCCCCAGCTGAGTGATGACATTGATATGGTTGGCTTTGATGCTGAGAAGAAAAGGATTGTGCAAGAGTTGGTTGACATAAACAATACTAATCGGTCAGTGATCTCTATAGTGGGTATGGGTGGTCTTGGAAAGACCACACTTGCTAAATCCGTTTATAATGATCACCAAGTCAGGagaaattttgatatatttgcatGGGTAATCATATCTCATCAATATACCATCTTTGAGATTTTGAAGGGAATCTTGTCAGAAAAGTTAGAGACTTCCTCAGAAGATACAGTCCAAACCCTTTCAGTAAAAGTAtgtgaaaaattaaagaaaggcAAGTACTTGGTTgttcttgatgatgtttggaaAGCAGGTGTATGGAATGAATTATTAAAAGTCTTTCCAGATGCTAATAATGGAAGCAGAGTTATTATCACCACTCGCTTTGAAAATGTCATCAATATTGCAGATCCTACCACCAAACTTCATAGActgcgttacctcaatgaaaaggaGAGTCGGGAGTTGTTTCTTTGCAAGGTTTTTCCAGGACAAGACATTGAAACATGTTGCCCGACATATTTGGTTGATTATACTCAGCAGCTTGTTCAGAGGTGTGGGGGTCTACCACTAGCACTAGTAGTACTTGGAGGACTTGTCTCAACCAAACGGCAAACCCAAGATGCATGGCATAAAGTTCTTGAGAGCATGAAAGGACAATTTGTGGAAGATGGAAAATGGTGTTTAGAAATACTTGCATTGAGTTACAATGATTTGCCATATTACTTGAAATCGTGTTTTTTGTACTTTGGTTGCTTCAAAGAGGACATGAATATTCCtgcaaaaacattaattagatTGTGGTTAGCAGAAGGTTTCTTGCCCAATAAAAATGGTACAACCACAGAAGAAATTGGATTTGATTGTCTGGAGGAGTTGGAACAACGATGTTTGATCCAAGTTACCGAGCAGGAATATGATGAAAAATACTGCCGAATCCATGATCTCTTGCGTGACATGTGCATTTCAGAAGCCAAAGAGAGCAGATTTCTTGAACTCTACAAGAATGACACTGAAGATTGTACGACAATGGCAAATGCAGCCCGACGAATGATCATATTTAATGAGATTGAGACTCAAAACTATTCTAACTCAAAGTTGCGGGGTCTATTTTACTGTGATGGATATAGTGAGCGTCTGCATATCAAAGCTCTGAAAGGACATCTTGCCAGATATAAGTTATTAAGAGTGCTTATTTTGAATACTCTGGATATGTCAGAATTTCCAAGtcaaatcaaatcattaattcatttaaaatatcttgAGTTGTATGCTGGGAATATGAAGGAAGTTCCATCATGGATTGGTGATCTCCGCAATCTGCAGACTTTTATTGTAAAGGGGATTTTACTAGAGATACCAGATTCACTCTGGACAATTGGCAATCTCAGGCATGTCGAACTATCAATGTCTCCACATGTTGATCCACCAAATATGGGAAATCATGTATCAAAGAATTTGCAAACTTTAAAATGGGTAAATGCTGGATCGTGGATAGGGAATACACTTCCAAAGCTCACAAATCTATGCGAATTGAGCATTGGAGGAGTCTCTAATGACCATGCCGATGCCCTATCTTCATCACTCCAGAAATTAGGTCGTCTTGCCTCCTTATCTATACAGGGACGAGCAATTCCTTCGGACAACATCATTACAGCCTTTTCCAATCAACACTGCCTCAAAAAATTGCTTCTCGATGGAAGTTTGAACCGCAAACAGCTTCCACACAATGATGTATTTCCTCAACAACTAGTGGAACTACATCTGAAATTTTCTAAATTGGAGCAAGACCCAATGGCAACACTAGAGAAGCTGCCATGTCTCAAATATCTTGAACTCTGTGGTGCATATAGAAGCAAACAGATGATATGTTCGGCAGCAGGTTTTCCTCAACTGTTATCCTTGGACATTTTGTGTTTTTCGGAACTTGAAGAGTGGAAGATAGAGGAGAAGGCAATGTCATGCCTCAAGTCTTTGAAGATGTTAGGATGTGAAAGATTGAAGATGATTCCAGAAGGACTGAAGAATGTGCCACTTCATCAATTGAAATTATTAGGTATGGCTGAAGAATTCGCGAGAAGGATGAAGGAGAATACAGGAGAAGACTGGTACAAGATACAACATGTGCCCAACATCtccttaaaatattaa
- the LOC120255270 gene encoding putative disease resistance protein At1g50180 — translation MKQLMLNTRRIEEQLADSLTKPLPRCKFEARRLESGIRDFSDQGRMLRMLDRDTSPKPPETRSRVSRRHSQLPLTLHHTEEMYMFIPVELIHRHKIHVDVRRIAAEIQKLSESRTRYGIANIDETYGTTSQSRSQDMIPILPQLNDEIDIVGFDNEKKKIVQELVDINDTYQTVIFIVGMGGLGKTTLVKSIYNDHEVKRSFDIFAWVIISQEYTILEILKRISSEVSTTPSADTIRDLSVAISKKLKEGKYLIVLDDIWKEDVWNELLKAFPDVNNGSRVIITTRFLNVAKIANRTAQPHELRFLNKKESWELFFRKVFPRQDIETCCPINLVDYADQLIQKCSGLPLALVVLGGLVSTKPQTKDAWQKVVKSMKGQFAEGGERRLEILALSYNDLPYYLKSCYLYFGCFREHKNISAQTLIRLWSAEGFLPTRTSKTVEEIGLDWLEELAQRCLIQVTDWKCDGSA, via the exons ATGAAGCAATTGATGTTAAACACTCGCAGGATCGAAGAGCAACTTGCCGATTCGCTCACCAAACCATTGCCAAGATGCAAGTTTGAAGCACGTAGACTTGAGTCGGGAATTAGAGACTTCTCCGATCAAGGGAGGATGTTGAGGATGCTTGATCGAGACACTTCACCGAAGCCACCCGAGACTCGCTCCCGGGTTTCCCGGAGACATTCCCAGCTTCCACTCACTCTCCACCACACTGAAGAGAT GTATATGTTCATACCTGTTGAACTTATCCATAGACACAAGATTCATGTGGATGTTAGAAGAATAGCAGCTGAGATCCAAAAGCTATCTGAAAGTAGAACAAGATACGGAATTGCTAATATTGATGAAACATATGGCACAACTAGTCAGTCTAGAAGTCAAGACATGATCCCTATATTACCTCAATTGAATGATGAAATAGATATTGTTGGCTTTgataatgagaagaaaaagattgtGCAAGAGTTGGTTGACATAAATGATACATATCAAACGGTGATATTTATAGTCGGTATGGGTGGTTTGGGAAAGACCACACTTGTTAAATCCATTTATAATGATCATGAAGTCAAGAGAAGTTTTGATATATTTGCATGGGTAATCATATCTCAAGAATATACCATCCTTGAGATTTTGAAAAGAATCTCATCAGAAGTTTCAACAACTCCATCAGCCGATACAATCCGAGACCTCTCAGTTGCCATTTCTAAAAAATTGAAGGAAGGCAAGTACTTAATCGTTCTTGATGATATTTGGAAAGAAGATGTATGGAATGAATTACTTAAAGCTTTTCCAGATGTTAATAATGGAAGTAGAGTTATTATCACCACTCGCTTCTTAAATGTTGCTAAGATTGCAAATCGTACTGCCCAACCTCATGAATTgcgatttttaaataaaaaagagagcTGGGAGTTGTTTTTTCGCAAGGTCTTCCCAAGACAAGATATTGAAACATGTTGCCCAATAAATTTGGTTGATTATGCTGATCAGCTTATTCAAAAGTGCAGCGGTCTACCACTAGCACTAGTAGTCCTTGGAGGACTTGTCtcaactaaaccacaaaccaaagaTGCATGGCAGAAAGTTGTTAAGAGCATGAAAGGGCAGTTTGCTGAAGGTGGAGAAAGGCGTTTAGAAATACTTGCATTGAGCTATAATGATTTGCCATATTACTTGAAATCATGTTATCTTTATTTTGGTTGCTTCCGAGAGCACAAGAATATTTCTGCACAAACATTAATTAGATTGTGGTCGGCTGAAGGTtttttaccaacaagaactagTAAAACCGTAGAAGAAATTGGACTGGATTGGTTGGAGGAATTGGCACAAAGGTGTTTGATCCAAGTTACCGACTGGAAATGTGATGGAAGTGCATAG